A DNA window from Chelativorans sp. AA-79 contains the following coding sequences:
- a CDS encoding molybdopterin cofactor-binding domain-containing protein translates to MNMVGRKGMSRRTLLKTGGALVLYFSSSPGLLLAQEEEAEVVDQSGELPGSLADYPYVDSWIRIGGDESITVFTGKAELGQGIKTAITQIAAEQLQVEFPRIELHTADTGQTPNEGYTAASHSMEESGTAILHASAYLRRIMRDLAARELGIPAEELTLENGVFMSGSGERLSYGQLVTGRSLHVRVSEQRDFLDPGSYTIMGQSVPRVDIPGKLTGQPSYVHDLTLERMVHARVVRPPRRGARLAGLDTSEVENLPGLLQVVRDGDYLGVIAEQEFQAIRAMRALEAAAEWEGGDPLPSETEIYEYIRQLPSEDNVLIGADSAPSPPAGAAVVEATFTRPYQMHASIGPSCAVGLYENGQLTVWSHTQGVYPDRAAIAEMMRMDENAVRVIHMEGAGCYGHNGADDAAADAALLARALPGRPVRLQWMREHEHVWEPYGSAMVVTVRGSVSDTGEITSWNYEVWSNPHSTRPGPAGNLLPAQLLSAPFEPERPGNIPQPAGGADRNSVPGYTIPNARVVEHFIRQMPLRTSALRSLGAYMNVFALESFMDDLAAAAGVDPVEFRLTRLEDPRAREVVTAAADAFGWSDWERGPGRGRGFAYARYKNLAAYCAVAIEAEVERTSGRIRLGRAVAASDSGQVVNPDGIRNQIEGGLVQSASWTLFEQVHFNEDGVTSMDWAGYPILRFRSVPESVEVHVIDRPGEPFLGTGEASQGPTAAAIANAVADATGVRIRDLPLHPERVRTALRR, encoded by the coding sequence ATGAACATGGTCGGCCGAAAGGGCATGTCCCGCCGCACGCTGCTCAAGACGGGGGGTGCCCTGGTCCTTTATTTCTCCTCCTCCCCCGGCCTGCTTCTCGCGCAGGAGGAAGAGGCGGAGGTGGTCGATCAGTCTGGCGAACTCCCCGGAAGCCTTGCGGATTATCCTTATGTCGACTCCTGGATCCGCATCGGCGGTGACGAGAGCATCACCGTCTTCACCGGTAAGGCCGAGCTGGGCCAGGGCATCAAGACTGCGATCACGCAGATCGCGGCGGAGCAGCTTCAGGTCGAATTTCCCCGCATCGAGCTCCATACGGCCGATACCGGCCAGACGCCAAACGAGGGCTATACCGCCGCAAGCCACTCCATGGAGGAGAGCGGCACCGCGATCCTGCACGCCTCGGCCTATCTGCGCCGCATCATGCGCGACCTTGCGGCCCGGGAGCTCGGCATTCCAGCGGAAGAGCTGACGCTGGAAAACGGTGTTTTCATGTCCGGCTCCGGCGAAAGGCTGAGCTACGGCCAGCTTGTCACCGGGCGTTCGCTACACGTGCGCGTGAGCGAGCAAAGGGATTTCCTCGACCCCGGAAGCTACACGATCATGGGCCAATCCGTGCCGCGGGTGGACATTCCCGGCAAGCTCACCGGCCAGCCTTCCTACGTGCACGACCTGACACTGGAACGCATGGTGCATGCGCGCGTGGTGCGTCCGCCCCGTCGCGGCGCCCGCCTCGCCGGATTGGACACATCAGAGGTCGAAAACCTGCCGGGCCTCCTCCAGGTGGTGCGCGACGGCGACTATCTCGGCGTGATCGCCGAACAGGAGTTCCAGGCCATCAGGGCCATGCGCGCGCTGGAAGCGGCCGCAGAGTGGGAGGGCGGTGATCCCCTGCCCTCCGAAACGGAAATCTACGAATACATCCGCCAGCTTCCCTCGGAAGACAACGTGCTCATTGGGGCGGACAGCGCCCCGTCGCCGCCCGCCGGCGCCGCGGTGGTGGAGGCCACCTTCACGCGGCCCTACCAGATGCATGCCTCGATCGGCCCCTCCTGCGCGGTGGGGCTCTACGAGAACGGCCAGCTCACGGTTTGGAGCCACACGCAAGGCGTCTATCCCGACCGCGCGGCGATTGCCGAGATGATGAGAATGGACGAGAATGCCGTCCGTGTCATCCACATGGAGGGCGCGGGCTGCTACGGACACAACGGGGCGGATGACGCGGCGGCCGACGCCGCGCTGCTCGCCCGCGCCTTGCCCGGCCGGCCTGTGCGCCTGCAGTGGATGCGAGAGCACGAGCATGTGTGGGAGCCCTACGGCTCCGCCATGGTGGTGACGGTGCGGGGCTCGGTGTCCGACACCGGCGAAATCACGAGCTGGAACTACGAGGTGTGGAGCAACCCGCACTCGACCAGGCCGGGTCCTGCCGGCAATCTGTTGCCGGCGCAACTCCTCTCGGCGCCCTTCGAGCCGGAGCGGCCCGGCAACATCCCGCAGCCTGCCGGCGGCGCGGACCGCAATTCCGTACCGGGCTACACGATCCCCAACGCCCGCGTGGTCGAGCATTTCATCCGCCAGATGCCGCTGCGCACATCCGCCCTGCGTTCGCTTGGCGCCTACATGAACGTCTTCGCGCTCGAAAGCTTCATGGACGATCTTGCCGCGGCGGCAGGTGTAGACCCGGTGGAGTTCCGTCTGACCCGTCTGGAGGACCCACGCGCCCGCGAGGTCGTCACCGCGGCGGCCGACGCATTCGGTTGGAGCGATTGGGAGCGTGGTCCGGGGCGGGGCCGCGGATTCGCCTATGCACGCTACAAGAACCTCGCCGCCTATTGCGCCGTCGCCATAGAGGCGGAGGTGGAACGCACATCAGGTCGCATCCGGCTCGGTCGGGCCGTCGCAGCTTCCGACAGCGGTCAGGTGGTCAATCCCGACGGCATCCGCAACCAGATCGAGGGTGGGCTGGTGCAGTCGGCGAGTTGGACGCTCTTCGAACAGGTTCATTTCAACGAGGACGGTGTGACCTCCATGGATTGGGCCGGCTACCCTATCCTGCGCTTCCGTTCCGTGCCGGAAAGCGTCGAGGTTCACGTGATCGACCGGCCCGGAGAACCCTTCCTCGGTACCGGCGAGGCTTCGCAAGGGCCGACGGCCGCGGCAATCGCCAACGCCGTCGCAGACGCCACCGGCGTCAGGATTCGCGACCTGCCGCTCCATCCGGAGCGTGTTCGCACTGCTCTACGGAGGTAG
- a CDS encoding branched-chain amino acid ABC transporter permease, which yields MSKPLPSASGHFRRSYADEFRLVETRFAKASTAAFTLLLVGFPFLASPFYVDLATQVFLAAIGALALMLLTGIAGQISLGHAGLLAAGAFTTGILYKELAAPFWVALPAAAFAGALLGVVFGLPSLRLRGLYLAVSTLALHFLVVYLGGEYETRRGFSTGILIDPPVVFGYEIYAPRVWYFVLLATVGLALLVCINLMRSRSGRAWRAIRSNETVAEALGIGIARYKLLAFVITSAMTAVAGALFAYYRGFVSIEAFSLYLTIQYVAMIIIGGMGSLLGALLGALFVTLFPYLIEGLMAALPGADRLAGSVFAVNYAAFGMVMILFLVFEPQGLVGIWRRVRNYFLLWPFRQKALGERP from the coding sequence GTGTCTAAGCCCCTGCCGTCGGCGAGCGGCCATTTCCGCCGTTCCTATGCGGACGAGTTCCGCCTGGTCGAGACCCGTTTCGCGAAAGCATCGACCGCTGCCTTCACTCTCCTCCTCGTGGGCTTTCCCTTTCTCGCTTCGCCTTTCTATGTCGATCTGGCGACCCAGGTGTTTCTGGCCGCCATCGGCGCGCTTGCGCTCATGCTGCTCACGGGCATTGCCGGCCAGATCAGCCTCGGCCATGCCGGCCTGCTTGCCGCCGGCGCCTTTACCACCGGCATCCTCTACAAGGAGCTTGCCGCGCCTTTCTGGGTGGCGCTGCCGGCCGCCGCCTTCGCCGGCGCGCTGCTGGGCGTCGTGTTCGGCCTGCCGTCGCTTCGCCTGCGCGGGCTCTATCTGGCCGTTTCCACCTTGGCACTGCATTTTCTCGTCGTCTATCTCGGCGGCGAGTACGAGACGCGGCGCGGCTTCTCGACCGGCATCCTCATCGACCCGCCTGTGGTATTCGGCTACGAGATCTATGCGCCGCGCGTCTGGTATTTCGTGCTGCTGGCCACGGTGGGACTTGCGCTCCTCGTCTGCATCAACCTGATGCGTTCGCGCTCCGGCCGCGCCTGGCGTGCGATCCGTTCCAACGAGACGGTGGCTGAGGCGCTCGGCATCGGCATCGCCCGCTACAAGCTGCTTGCCTTCGTCATCACCTCGGCGATGACGGCGGTCGCCGGCGCGCTCTTTGCCTATTACCGTGGTTTCGTGTCGATCGAGGCCTTTTCACTCTATCTGACGATCCAATATGTCGCCATGATCATCATCGGCGGCATGGGTAGCCTGCTCGGCGCGCTGCTCGGCGCCCTCTTCGTCACCCTCTTTCCCTATCTGATCGAAGGCCTCATGGCCGCGCTTCCGGGGGCGGACCGTCTCGCAGGCTCCGTCTTCGCCGTCAACTATGCCGCCTTCGGCATGGTGATGATCCTCTTCCTGGTCTTCGAGCCGCAGGGACTGGTCGGCATCTGGCGCAGGGTGCGCAATTATTTCCTCCTCTGGCCCTTCCGCCAGAAAGCGCTGGGAGAGCGGCCATGA
- a CDS encoding ABC transporter substrate-binding protein: protein MKTMKWSMLVGLATALAAPWAHAQEALKIGLTGALTGPVAGTYAPAVEGLRIYIDRVNEAGGIDGRQIELLLQDDGAEPSRAAANAKRFLTQDGVVMLLNASLSSTYAPVIAEAKRAGVPLLFTAAACPPEVFPPADPNLFCATAFGTEYDSRAALDFIEETAGTDVKIGFQAMAIPVSRGEIDYAEGLAEGMGMTPVAKEITPPPAPDYSPFASNINSAGAEWVWSWAPWGSQIKTFEALRRLGWEGQYLAWAHLEAESELERVKDPGFYILGANALFAEDLPVMQEIADAAKAAGAEYPANQMTEGWIAGMVIEAALASAEDPASADSVREAMSGLSVDTEGLRGGPLEWTEENHFRTEQHYKVYRWNTENGSIETVSGWTTYSVE from the coding sequence ATGAAGACGATGAAGTGGAGCATGCTCGTCGGGCTGGCAACGGCGCTCGCCGCGCCATGGGCCCATGCGCAGGAAGCGCTGAAGATCGGGCTTACCGGCGCGTTGACCGGGCCCGTCGCCGGCACCTATGCGCCGGCCGTGGAAGGCCTGCGGATCTACATCGACAGGGTCAACGAGGCCGGCGGAATCGACGGCAGACAGATCGAGCTCCTGCTTCAGGACGATGGCGCGGAGCCCTCGCGGGCGGCGGCCAACGCCAAGCGCTTCCTGACGCAGGATGGCGTGGTGATGCTCCTGAATGCGAGCCTCTCCTCAACCTATGCGCCGGTGATCGCCGAGGCGAAGCGGGCGGGCGTGCCGCTTCTCTTCACCGCTGCGGCCTGCCCGCCGGAGGTCTTCCCGCCGGCCGACCCGAACCTCTTCTGCGCCACTGCCTTTGGCACCGAATATGACAGCCGTGCAGCACTCGACTTCATCGAGGAGACGGCCGGCACCGACGTGAAGATCGGCTTCCAGGCCATGGCCATTCCCGTGTCGCGTGGCGAGATCGATTATGCCGAGGGTCTGGCGGAGGGAATGGGCATGACGCCGGTGGCCAAGGAGATCACCCCGCCGCCTGCCCCGGACTATTCGCCCTTTGCCAGCAACATCAACAGCGCCGGCGCCGAATGGGTCTGGTCCTGGGCCCCTTGGGGATCGCAGATCAAGACCTTCGAGGCGCTGCGCCGGCTCGGCTGGGAGGGCCAATACCTGGCTTGGGCCCATCTGGAGGCCGAGAGCGAGCTGGAGCGGGTGAAGGATCCCGGCTTCTACATCCTGGGCGCGAACGCGCTCTTTGCCGAAGACCTGCCGGTGATGCAGGAGATCGCCGATGCGGCAAAGGCGGCAGGAGCCGAGTATCCGGCCAATCAGATGACCGAGGGATGGATCGCCGGCATGGTGATCGAGGCGGCGCTTGCTTCGGCGGAGGATCCGGCTTCCGCAGATTCCGTGCGCGAGGCCATGTCGGGTTTGAGCGTCGATACCGAGGGTCTGCGCGGCGGCCCGCTCGAATGGACGGAGGAGAACCACTTCCGCACCGAGCAGCACTACAAGGTCTATCGCTGGAATACCGAAAACGGCAGCATCGAGACGGTGTCAGGCTGGACGACCTATTCGGTCGAATAG
- a CDS encoding long-chain fatty acid--CoA ligase, producing the protein MHAHLAEYERLRRTTAPTLLCERARAEPDGVAFRAKRRGIYRERSWAGYATAVARCAAAFRKLGLEPGDRVAIMGDPCEEWVIADLAAQAIGCVTYGIYPTASAEELEYQMRDGGAALFVSEDQEYVDKILAVADRLTALRHIVVIDDTALFAYDDPRLLTYQRIVEAESAGLDWLEEQSSKLDPAAPAFIVYTSGTTGAPKGAVIAHGKHLAATYNIVTHYPMLTEKEQRTVVFLPLCHVLGRDIAVTMPLFSRLVPHYGEDLEDLSTTFFEVAPTVLFTVPRYLQKFASQILIGISNSTGIKRTAYEFAMRVARWEGRRPAIDNTAFAAAWAAVFRPILNKLGFDRLELVISGGAPLPGETAALWQIYGINVLEMYGQTETAGGIVAGQQGPYAKPGTVGSVPAGWEVRLAEDGEIHVRSPDLFEGYWNNEEATKGAFAEDGWLRTGDIGTWEDGSLRLIDRARDFIVTSGGKTISPAYIENVMRASPYLSEVVVFGHGRKYLTALVEIDFDMVADWARANDVAYSGFTNLAENPRTRELIQAEIARGNEKLARVEQIKAFRILPKMLDPEEDGEPVTPTRKVKRTLMYERFKPLVDEMYDDREERLVAAAVGAG; encoded by the coding sequence ATGCACGCGCATTTGGCCGAGTATGAAAGGCTTCGCCGCACCACGGCGCCGACGCTGCTGTGCGAGCGCGCCAGGGCCGAGCCGGACGGCGTCGCCTTCCGCGCGAAGCGCCGCGGCATCTATCGCGAGCGGAGTTGGGCCGGCTATGCCACGGCCGTCGCCCGCTGTGCTGCCGCCTTCCGCAAGCTGGGGCTGGAACCGGGCGACCGCGTCGCCATCATGGGGGATCCTTGCGAGGAATGGGTGATCGCCGATCTTGCCGCCCAGGCGATTGGCTGCGTGACCTACGGCATCTACCCGACCGCCTCGGCCGAGGAACTCGAATACCAGATGCGCGACGGCGGTGCGGCGCTCTTCGTCTCCGAGGACCAAGAATATGTCGACAAGATCCTCGCCGTCGCCGACCGGCTGACGGCGCTGCGCCACATCGTCGTCATAGATGATACCGCTCTCTTCGCCTATGACGACCCGCGTCTCCTCACCTATCAGCGGATTGTGGAAGCGGAATCGGCGGGCCTCGATTGGTTGGAAGAGCAGTCCTCGAAACTCGATCCCGCCGCGCCCGCCTTCATCGTCTATACGTCCGGCACGACGGGCGCGCCCAAAGGCGCGGTGATCGCCCATGGCAAGCATCTGGCCGCGACCTACAACATCGTCACCCATTATCCGATGCTGACCGAGAAGGAGCAGCGCACGGTCGTCTTCCTGCCGCTCTGCCATGTACTCGGCCGGGACATCGCCGTCACCATGCCGCTCTTCTCGCGCCTCGTGCCGCACTACGGCGAAGATCTCGAGGACCTTTCGACCACCTTCTTCGAGGTCGCGCCGACGGTGCTCTTCACCGTCCCGCGCTATCTGCAGAAATTCGCCTCGCAGATCCTGATCGGCATCTCGAATTCCACCGGCATCAAGCGCACGGCCTACGAGTTCGCCATGCGGGTCGCCCGGTGGGAGGGCAGGCGCCCGGCAATCGACAATACCGCCTTCGCCGCCGCCTGGGCGGCGGTTTTCCGCCCCATCCTCAACAAGCTCGGCTTCGACCGGCTGGAGCTCGTCATCTCCGGGGGCGCGCCGCTGCCCGGCGAGACGGCGGCGCTGTGGCAGATCTACGGCATCAACGTGCTTGAAATGTACGGCCAGACCGAAACGGCGGGCGGCATCGTGGCCGGCCAGCAGGGTCCCTATGCGAAGCCGGGTACCGTGGGCAGCGTTCCCGCCGGCTGGGAGGTGCGGCTGGCGGAGGACGGCGAAATTCACGTGCGGAGCCCCGATCTCTTCGAAGGCTACTGGAACAACGAGGAAGCCACGAAAGGCGCCTTCGCGGAAGACGGCTGGCTGCGCACAGGCGATATCGGCACCTGGGAGGACGGCAGCCTGCGCCTGATCGACCGGGCGCGCGACTTCATCGTCACCTCCGGCGGCAAGACCATATCGCCCGCCTATATCGAGAACGTGATGCGGGCGAGCCCCTATCTGAGCGAAGTCGTTGTCTTCGGCCACGGCCGCAAATATCTCACCGCGCTGGTGGAAATCGATTTCGACATGGTGGCCGACTGGGCCCGCGCCAACGATGTGGCCTATTCCGGCTTCACCAATCTCGCCGAGAACCCGCGCACGCGCGAATTGATCCAGGCCGAGATCGCGCGCGGCAACGAGAAACTGGCGCGGGTGGAGCAGATCAAGGCTTTCCGCATCCTGCCCAAAATGCTGGACCCGGAGGAGGACGGCGAGCCGGTGACGCCGACGCGAAAGGTCAAGCGCACGCTGATGTATGAGAGATTCAAGCCGCTCGTTGACGAGATGTACGACGACCGGGAGGAGCGGCTGGTCGCCGCTGCCGTGGGCGCCGGCTGA
- a CDS encoding (2Fe-2S)-binding protein has protein sequence MVMLRVNGGTFETETDPDTPLLYVLRNEMDLYGAKFGCGLGQCGSCTVLADGTPIFSCLTPISMLAEREITTLEGLGTIDNPGPVQRAFIEEQAAQCGYCIPGMIMRAHALLSHNATPDETAIRSALSPSLCRCGTHMRILRAVRRAAESFETQASVAEEETQ, from the coding sequence ATGGTCATGCTAAGAGTGAATGGCGGTACCTTCGAAACCGAAACCGATCCGGACACGCCGCTACTCTACGTGCTGCGCAACGAGATGGACCTTTACGGCGCCAAGTTCGGCTGCGGGCTCGGCCAGTGCGGCTCCTGCACCGTGCTGGCCGACGGAACGCCGATTTTCTCTTGCCTCACGCCCATCTCGATGCTCGCCGAGCGCGAGATCACAACTCTTGAAGGTCTCGGCACCATCGACAATCCCGGCCCGGTGCAGCGCGCCTTCATCGAGGAGCAGGCCGCGCAGTGCGGCTATTGCATTCCCGGCATGATCATGCGCGCGCATGCCCTGCTTTCGCACAATGCCACCCCCGACGAGACGGCGATCCGTTCGGCGCTGTCGCCGTCGCTCTGCCGCTGCGGTACGCACATGCGAATCCTGCGCGCCGTCCGCCGCGCTGCAGAAAGCTTCGAGACTCAGGCCTCCGTTGCAGAGGAGGAGACGCAATGA
- a CDS encoding YdeI/OmpD-associated family protein, whose translation MAPIKVNPDKIREFEDAESFYAWLGENHDKQDEIWIKIHKLGSGLKSITPQEAIDVVLCWGWIDGVRKDFDDKSFLQRYTPRGRKSAWSRSNVDNVVRLMKQGRMTEYGLRHVEAAKADGRWDHAYAGGRDMRIPDDLQAAIDAEPKAREMLGQLSAQNRYALAYRVHHMKTEAGRKKKIETFVEMLKRGETIYPQKKK comes from the coding sequence ATGGCGCCCATCAAGGTAAATCCCGACAAGATCCGCGAATTCGAGGATGCAGAGAGCTTCTACGCGTGGCTCGGCGAGAACCACGACAAGCAGGACGAGATTTGGATCAAGATCCACAAGCTCGGTTCTGGGCTCAAGTCGATTACCCCTCAGGAAGCAATCGACGTGGTTCTGTGCTGGGGCTGGATCGACGGGGTGCGCAAAGATTTCGACGACAAGAGCTTTCTCCAGCGCTACACGCCGCGCGGCAGAAAGAGCGCCTGGAGCAGGAGCAATGTCGACAATGTCGTCCGGCTGATGAAGCAGGGCCGGATGACCGAGTACGGGCTGCGGCATGTCGAGGCGGCGAAGGCTGACGGGCGCTGGGACCACGCTTATGCCGGCGGCAGGGACATGCGCATTCCCGACGACCTCCAGGCCGCTATCGACGCCGAGCCCAAAGCCAGGGAAATGCTTGGGCAGCTGAGCGCACAGAACCGCTATGCGCTTGCCTACCGCGTTCACCACATGAAGACGGAGGCCGGTCGGAAGAAGAAGATTGAGACCTTCGTCGAGATGCTGAAGCGCGGCGAGACGATCTATCCGCAGAAAAAGAAATGA
- a CDS encoding ABC transporter ATP-binding protein — protein sequence MTAAPPLLAVDKLEVVYQRAITAIQGVSLKVEEGQIVAVLGTNGAGKTTTLRAISGFLGLDDARVTEGTILLRGAHLENRPPHEITRRGLALVPERDKVFPNLTVAENLAVVPRRHAGGDGRSMEEVVYHFFPRLAELRRRVAGLLSGGERQMLAIASGLMCGPDLLLIDELSLGLAPVAVGKLTESLVQIRAELGISILLVEQSASVALRIADYGYVLENGRVVLDGDAQRLLGHADIQEFYLGHAGGDRRSYRDVKQYRRSRRWYG from the coding sequence ATGACGGCAGCGCCGCCGCTCCTTGCCGTCGACAAGCTGGAGGTCGTCTATCAGCGGGCGATAACGGCTATCCAGGGTGTGAGCCTGAAGGTGGAGGAGGGGCAGATCGTTGCCGTGCTCGGCACCAACGGTGCGGGCAAGACGACGACGCTGCGCGCCATATCCGGCTTTCTCGGCCTCGACGACGCGCGGGTGACGGAAGGCACCATCCTCCTTCGCGGCGCGCATCTCGAGAACCGCCCGCCGCACGAGATCACCCGCCGGGGGCTGGCCCTCGTGCCGGAGCGCGACAAGGTCTTCCCCAACCTGACGGTCGCCGAGAATCTGGCCGTCGTGCCGCGCCGCCACGCCGGCGGCGATGGCCGCTCCATGGAGGAGGTCGTCTATCACTTCTTCCCGCGCCTTGCCGAGTTGCGCCGGCGCGTGGCGGGCCTGCTTTCGGGCGGCGAGCGGCAGATGCTGGCGATCGCCTCCGGGTTGATGTGTGGGCCAGACCTGCTTCTGATCGACGAGCTTTCCCTCGGCCTGGCGCCGGTCGCCGTCGGCAAGCTGACGGAAAGCCTTGTCCAGATCCGCGCCGAACTCGGCATCAGTATTCTGCTTGTCGAGCAGAGCGCGAGCGTGGCGCTCAGGATCGCCGATTACGGCTACGTGCTGGAGAACGGCCGGGTGGTACTGGATGGCGACGCCCAGCGCCTGCTCGGTCATGCGGACATACAGGAGTTCTATCTGGGCCATGCGGGGGGCGACCGGCGAAGCTATCGCGACGTCAAGCAATATCGGCGCAGCCGGAGGTGGTATGGCTGA
- a CDS encoding ABC transporter ATP-binding protein gives MADLEVSGLVLRFGGLTVLEQVSLSVAPGELFALIGPNGAGKTSVFNCISGIYRPSQGRIRFQDCDITGLAPHVIARAGLARTFQHGELFPDMSVVDNLLAGRHARFSTGPLAEALFLPSVRRQEVEHREAVERIIEFVELERYRHAPVGGLPFGVQKLAGFARALAMEPKFLLLDEPSAGLNRDEREDLARFLLRIKHELGLAMIWIEHDMQMVADLADRLQVLDYGRTIAVGSPDEVLSDPAVINAYLGISDEAATAS, from the coding sequence ATGGCTGATCTGGAGGTTTCCGGCCTGGTCCTGCGCTTCGGCGGGCTGACGGTTCTGGAACAGGTTTCGCTGAGCGTTGCGCCGGGTGAACTGTTCGCGCTCATCGGTCCCAATGGCGCCGGCAAGACCAGCGTCTTCAACTGCATCAGTGGCATCTACCGCCCGAGCCAGGGTCGAATCCGTTTTCAGGACTGCGATATCACGGGGCTCGCCCCGCATGTGATCGCGCGGGCCGGGCTGGCGCGGACCTTCCAGCATGGAGAGCTCTTCCCCGATATGAGCGTGGTGGACAATCTCCTCGCCGGCCGGCATGCACGCTTTTCCACCGGCCCGCTCGCCGAGGCGCTGTTTCTCCCCTCGGTGCGGCGGCAGGAGGTCGAACACCGGGAGGCCGTGGAGCGGATCATCGAGTTCGTCGAGCTCGAGCGCTACCGCCACGCGCCGGTCGGCGGCCTTCCCTTCGGCGTCCAGAAGCTCGCGGGCTTTGCCCGGGCGCTGGCGATGGAGCCCAAATTCCTGCTGCTCGACGAGCCTTCCGCCGGGCTCAACCGCGACGAGCGGGAGGATCTGGCGCGCTTTCTCCTGCGCATCAAGCACGAGCTCGGCTTGGCGATGATCTGGATCGAGCACGACATGCAGATGGTGGCCGACCTTGCCGACCGGCTGCAGGTGCTCGACTACGGCCGCACCATCGCCGTCGGCTCGCCCGATGAGGTGCTGAGCGACCCTGCCGTGATCAACGCTTATCTCGGCATTTCCGACGAGGCTGCAACCGCGTCGTGA
- a CDS encoding branched-chain amino acid ABC transporter permease translates to MQFVVNILVLAAIYALIACGYVLIYRVSRVLNLAHGELMMLGAYMLAATASVFSMSPVVAVVVAALLSLAVGGMVYLFLMRRMTGEMVLAAVLTTVALGILIRGAIILIWSAQHYHPRAMLGWENPVITLPGDARISLYAALLIVATVIVYGGLFLFLRFGRWGMRMRAAGQDPLLAAQRGINLHAVFALAWGLSTFTGALAGVLIALDSGLDSTMVMIGLKAFPAALVGGLDSLAGALVGALIIAAAEVGVIRFVDPLLADVVPFVILIAMLVIRPWGLFGTREELDRV, encoded by the coding sequence TTGCAGTTTGTAGTCAATATCCTTGTGCTCGCGGCGATCTACGCGCTGATCGCCTGCGGCTATGTGCTCATTTACCGGGTGAGCCGGGTGCTCAATCTCGCCCATGGCGAGCTGATGATGCTCGGCGCCTACATGCTGGCGGCAACGGCCTCGGTCTTTTCCATGAGCCCGGTCGTAGCGGTCGTGGTCGCGGCCCTGCTCAGCCTTGCCGTGGGCGGCATGGTCTATCTCTTCCTCATGCGGCGCATGACGGGCGAGATGGTGCTTGCGGCGGTGCTGACGACCGTGGCGCTGGGCATATTGATCCGCGGCGCGATCATTCTCATCTGGTCGGCCCAGCATTACCATCCGCGGGCGATGCTCGGCTGGGAGAACCCCGTCATCACGCTTCCGGGCGATGCGCGTATCTCGCTCTACGCCGCGCTCCTGATCGTGGCGACCGTCATCGTCTATGGCGGGCTCTTCCTGTTCCTACGCTTCGGCCGCTGGGGCATGCGCATGCGGGCGGCCGGACAGGATCCGCTTCTGGCAGCCCAGCGCGGCATTAACCTGCATGCCGTCTTCGCCCTCGCCTGGGGACTCTCCACCTTCACCGGCGCGCTGGCGGGCGTCCTGATCGCGCTCGATTCGGGGCTCGACAGCACCATGGTGATGATCGGGCTGAAGGCGTTTCCCGCAGCCCTCGTCGGCGGGCTCGACAGCCTGGCGGGCGCGCTTGTGGGTGCGCTCATCATCGCCGCCGCCGAGGTCGGCGTTATCCGTTTCGTCGATCCGCTGCTGGCGGACGTGGTGCCCTTCGTCATTTTGATCGCGATGCTGGTGATCCGGCCATGGGGTCTGTTCGGGACGCGCGAGGAACTCGACCGTGTCTAA